GGACTTTTTCTATTGGAATCTATTCCTGTCGCAGAAACCTACCTTCAGCTTCAAAACTGGGATAAGGCAAAAGAAATTCTTCTTTCTGAGAATACGATCCAATCTAAAACGAATGCATCACTTATTAGATTTAACAGAGAGGTTGTTTCAAGGCTTCAACTTCTTACTGATGACCAGATTAAACTTTTAGTCGAAGGCTCTGTCACAGAAAGAAAGTTAATACTTTGGGTAGCCGTTTGCAGAAAACATAAATTCATAAATGATTTTGCGATAGAAGTCGTTAGAGAGAAGTTCCTTCAGTTGAATTATAAAGTAACCTATAAGGATTTTGACATTTTCTTTAATCAAAAAGCTGAGTGGCATGACGAACTTGATAAACTAACTGACTCTACGAGAAGCAAAGTGCGACAAGTATTGTTCAGAATGATGAGAGAAGCTGACATATTATTACCGAATGATGAAATTAACAGAATTCATCTAACTTCAAAATTTATAGAGACAATGAAAAGAACAAATCGCACTGAGTTTTCAATTTTTCCTATAACCGAGTTGGAAATCTCAAAGGCATTGGATGTTTAAACATGATTGAAAACAGCTCAATTCAAGTCCGGTACGATCATTTATTAAAACTTTTTAAAAGCAAAAGGTTTTTAAATAAGGAAGGCCTTGGTAACGAAGTCCCTTTCTTTATCTGCGATTTCAAACCTGAGGAATCAGTTGAAATGGGCCGAGTACAAAGGCAGTTAATCTCAAAGTTATCACAAGAGGGAGTTTCTGTTCTTCATATTGATCTTTATGACACCTCAATAGAAATCTTAAAAGAGAGAGGGATTTTTGAGGAGATTCTTTCAAAGGAACAAGAGCTAACAAAAGATGAGCTTTTGGAACTTTTGCAAAATGTTTTAGACCCTGAATATGAACTAGTTCCATACATTGGTAAAAAAATTAATGATACAGAACACGACATTCTATTCATCACGGGGGTTGGAGAAGTATATCCATTCATCCGATCTCACAATGTTTTAAATAACCTACAAAGCACGGCAAAAGATAAGCCTACGGTTATGTTTTTCCCGGGCACTTATACACATTCGTCATTAGTAGGATCGAGTCTGGATTTATTTGGTCGACTCCATGACGACAAATATTACAGAGCATTTAACGTTTATCATTGTGAAGTTTAATAAAAGAGGTTCGAGATGTTACTGAAAGAAATATTTAAGAAA
The Bdellovibrionales bacterium CG10_big_fil_rev_8_21_14_0_10_45_34 genome window above contains:
- a CDS encoding DUF1819 domain-containing protein → MELIKEFDRRCIMADLKYNMSFTAGGLFLLESIPVAETYLQLQNWDKAKEILLSENTIQSKTNASLIRFNREVVSRLQLLTDDQIKLLVEGSVTERKLILWVAVCRKHKFINDFAIEVVREKFLQLNYKVTYKDFDIFFNQKAEWHDELDKLTDSTRSKVRQVLFRMMREADILLPNDEINRIHLTSKFIETMKRTNRTEFSIFPITELEISKALDV
- a CDS encoding DUF1788 domain-containing protein, coding for MIENSSIQVRYDHLLKLFKSKRFLNKEGLGNEVPFFICDFKPEESVEMGRVQRQLISKLSQEGVSVLHIDLYDTSIEILKERGIFEEILSKEQELTKDELLELLQNVLDPEYELVPYIGKKINDTEHDILFITGVGEVYPFIRSHNVLNNLQSTAKDKPTVMFFPGTYTHSSLVGSSLDLFGRLHDDKYYRAFNVYHCEV